A window of Pseudomonas mucidolens contains these coding sequences:
- a CDS encoding acyl-CoA synthetase family protein: MNWVNLEHLLLEPVAQRPVTTEPAMNHAQLCESAPSLAAGLHARGIRRLAVHLTDAGLLAIALLGAWRAGVSVLLPADLQPQTRQRWAHEVDAWLTEASDLDALYQAPLSAGALDLHAGQLSLCTSGSSGDPKRIDKTLGQLANEVQALETLWGADLGDACIIGSVATQHIYGLLFRVLWPLCAGRTLVRQQLPFPEDLQRVSRQHPHFAWVASPALLKRMGDNLDWPALSAVKRVFSSGGALPSDAASSLQQRLQQWPTEILGSSETGGIAWRQGESLWQPFAGVQLSQDAAGALCIASPYLPAGHLEQTADAAILHADGRFELLDRLDRIVKLEEKRIALPMLERALMDHPWVAESRLGVVKENRASLGALVVLSGDGLHALRNQGRRAVTETLRQHLSQHCEPLALPRRWRLLRQLPLNTQGKLPQADVEALLLAPRPKAPEVLEHAETDGEWTLQLAIPPDLAYFSGHFPQTPVLPGVVQVDWALSLGRQLLDLPSDFAGMEVLKFQQLVRPDDRIELHLRFDRERGKLYFAYRNDTAACSSGRILLAATHA; encoded by the coding sequence ATGAATTGGGTAAATCTTGAGCACTTGCTGCTTGAGCCTGTAGCACAGCGTCCGGTCACCACTGAGCCGGCGATGAATCATGCACAACTGTGCGAATCCGCCCCGAGCCTGGCTGCCGGGCTGCACGCCCGTGGCATTCGGCGCCTGGCCGTGCACCTGACGGATGCCGGTCTGCTGGCGATTGCCCTGCTGGGTGCCTGGCGGGCCGGCGTCAGCGTGTTGCTGCCCGCCGACCTGCAACCCCAGACGCGCCAACGCTGGGCCCATGAAGTCGACGCGTGGCTGACCGAGGCCAGCGATCTCGACGCGCTGTACCAGGCGCCGCTCAGCGCTGGCGCCCTGGATCTGCACGCTGGCCAACTGAGCCTGTGCACCTCCGGGTCCAGCGGCGACCCCAAGCGCATCGACAAAACCCTGGGCCAACTGGCCAATGAGGTCCAGGCCCTGGAAACCCTGTGGGGCGCCGATCTGGGAGACGCCTGCATCATCGGCAGCGTCGCCACCCAGCACATCTACGGTTTACTGTTCCGCGTGCTATGGCCGTTGTGTGCCGGGCGTACGCTGGTACGTCAGCAACTGCCTTTCCCGGAAGACTTGCAGCGTGTCAGCCGCCAGCACCCGCACTTTGCCTGGGTCGCCAGCCCGGCGCTGCTCAAGCGCATGGGCGACAACCTCGACTGGCCGGCGCTGAGCGCGGTCAAGCGGGTGTTTTCCTCGGGCGGCGCACTGCCCAGCGACGCGGCCAGCAGCCTGCAACAACGCTTGCAGCAATGGCCGACGGAAATCCTCGGCAGCTCGGAAACCGGCGGTATTGCCTGGCGTCAGGGCGAAAGCCTGTGGCAGCCCTTTGCCGGGGTCCAACTGAGCCAGGACGCCGCCGGCGCCTTGTGTATTGCCTCGCCGTACCTGCCAGCCGGTCACCTCGAGCAAACCGCCGACGCCGCTATCCTCCACGCCGACGGCCGCTTCGAACTGCTGGACCGCCTGGACCGGATCGTCAAGCTGGAAGAAAAACGCATCGCCCTGCCGATGCTCGAACGCGCGTTGATGGATCACCCTTGGGTCGCTGAAAGCCGCCTGGGCGTGGTGAAAGAGAACCGTGCCTCCCTCGGCGCGCTGGTGGTACTCAGCGGCGACGGCCTGCACGCGTTGCGCAACCAGGGCCGGCGCGCGGTTACCGAAACCTTGCGCCAGCATCTGAGCCAGCACTGCGAACCCCTGGCGCTGCCCCGTCGCTGGCGGCTGTTACGGCAATTGCCGTTGAATACCCAAGGCAAACTGCCCCAGGCTGACGTGGAGGCCTTGCTGCTGGCTCCGCGGCCCAAAGCCCCCGAAGTCCTCGAACACGCCGAAACCGACGGTGAGTGGACGCTGCAACTGGCGATCCCGCCTGACCTGGCCTATTTCAGCGGTCACTTCCCCCAGACGCCGGTGCTACCGGGCGTGGTGCAAGTGGATTGGGCGCTGAGCCTGGGCCGGCAATTGCTCGACCTGCCGAGCGACTTCGCCGGAATGGAAGTACTCAAGTTCCAGCAACTGGTGCGCCCGGACGATCGGATCGAACTGCACCTGCGTTTCGACCGCGAGCGCGGCAAGTTGTACTTTGCCTACCGCAATGACACGGCCGCGTGTTCCAGCGGACGGATTTTGCTGGCCGCCACCCATGCATAA
- a CDS encoding acyl-CoA thioesterase produces MRSQGVLHSDTEILVPFFDVDTMHVVWHGHYVKYLEVARCALLDKIGHNYTAMLESGYAWPVIDMQLRYVRGATFGQRINVRASLVEWENRLKVNYLISDLASGERLTRASTVQVAVEIASREMQLASPKVFIDAVERVLKC; encoded by the coding sequence ATGCGTAGCCAGGGTGTATTGCACAGCGACACTGAAATCCTCGTGCCGTTTTTTGATGTCGACACCATGCACGTGGTCTGGCACGGCCACTATGTGAAGTACTTGGAGGTCGCGCGCTGCGCGCTGCTGGACAAGATCGGGCATAACTACACGGCGATGCTCGAGTCCGGCTATGCCTGGCCGGTGATCGATATGCAACTGCGCTACGTGCGCGGCGCCACCTTTGGTCAACGAATCAATGTGCGCGCCAGCCTGGTGGAGTGGGAGAACCGCTTGAAGGTCAACTACCTGATCAGCGACCTGGCCAGCGGCGAACGCCTGACCCGCGCCAGCACCGTGCAAGTGGCGGTCGAGATCGCCAGTCGCGAGATGCAGTTGGCCTCGCCCAAGGTGTTCATCGATGCCGTAGAGAGAGTCTTGAAATGCTGA
- a CDS encoding MMPL family transporter, with protein MPSERWLPRLFLILLVGVLALAGWQWRNGAPLSANLMELVPGSTPDALELQAEQRMQEPLNREMLVLVGHTERQQALAMAQQLAERWQASGLFEKITWNVQADLPALRKQLLQGRLAMLSTQDREQLIEHPEAFIAQRVQALFDPFSGFSLVPSQDDWLGLTGRIQNSQPHHGSVQLDIGSGALIADADGKSWVLLRARTSGNAFDMQLPLQVAALLQSSREQAGEQGVQLLAASGLLYAANGQQQASREITWVGGGATFGILLLLLLAFRRWRVLLAFVPVLVGILFGTVACVALFGRVHVMTLVLGASLIGVAIDYPLHYLSKSWSLQPWRSWPALRLTLPGLSLSLATSCIGYPALAWTPFPALTQIAVFSAAGLVGAYLSAVCLLPALLSGMDLRPAQWPLQVAECLLGIRESLLKRLPSPALLVLALLFCAGGLWQLNSKNDIRQWIGAPPQLLQEAQTIARITGYQPTSQFFLVRADNQQQLLERQTALSQRLDQLVNMDKLQGYLALTQLVSPASTQQQLRQALNSPPPLWQPLLDLGVPASALQAEVAQLQALPTQDIDAALRGPLAEPWRTLWLGDIKDGVAAMVSLQGLNDPALLRIQAQDLPGVKLVDRLGDLNQVFAATQISAAELKLISCVLIVLLLLLPFGLGGALRIVALPLLAAMCSLASLGWLGQPLTLFSLFGLLLVTAISVDYAILMREQIGGAAVSLLGTLLAAITTWLSFGLLAVSSTPAVSNFGLSVSLGLAFSFMLAPWASHREHLH; from the coding sequence TTGCCCAGTGAGCGCTGGTTGCCACGTCTGTTCCTGATCCTGCTGGTGGGCGTATTGGCGCTGGCCGGCTGGCAATGGCGCAATGGTGCGCCGCTGTCGGCCAACCTGATGGAACTGGTGCCGGGCAGCACGCCCGACGCGTTGGAGCTTCAGGCCGAACAGCGCATGCAAGAACCGCTGAACCGCGAAATGCTGGTGCTGGTGGGGCACACCGAACGGCAACAGGCGCTGGCCATGGCCCAACAACTGGCTGAGCGCTGGCAAGCCAGTGGGCTGTTTGAAAAGATCACATGGAATGTGCAGGCCGACCTGCCGGCCCTGCGCAAGCAACTGCTGCAGGGACGCCTGGCAATGCTCTCGACCCAGGACCGCGAGCAGTTGATCGAACATCCCGAAGCGTTCATTGCGCAGCGGGTGCAGGCATTGTTCGATCCTTTCAGCGGTTTTAGCCTGGTACCGAGCCAGGACGACTGGCTTGGCCTGACCGGGCGCATCCAGAACAGCCAACCGCACCATGGCTCGGTGCAACTGGATATCGGCAGCGGCGCGTTGATCGCCGACGCCGACGGCAAAAGCTGGGTACTGCTGCGGGCACGCACCAGCGGCAATGCGTTCGATATGCAACTGCCACTGCAAGTCGCCGCCTTGCTGCAATCGAGCCGCGAACAGGCCGGGGAACAAGGTGTGCAGTTGCTAGCGGCCAGCGGCTTGCTGTATGCCGCCAACGGCCAACAGCAGGCCTCCCGCGAAATCACTTGGGTCGGCGGCGGCGCGACGTTCGGCATTCTGCTGTTGCTGTTGCTGGCGTTTCGTCGTTGGCGGGTGCTGTTGGCCTTCGTTCCGGTGCTGGTGGGCATATTGTTTGGCACGGTAGCCTGTGTCGCGCTGTTTGGGCGTGTGCACGTGATGACCCTGGTGCTGGGCGCCAGCCTGATCGGGGTGGCCATCGACTACCCGCTGCACTACCTGTCCAAGAGCTGGAGCCTGCAACCCTGGCGCAGTTGGCCAGCCTTGCGCCTGACGCTGCCGGGACTGAGCCTGAGCCTGGCCACCAGTTGCATCGGCTACCCGGCCCTGGCCTGGACGCCGTTCCCAGCGCTGACACAGATCGCCGTGTTCTCCGCCGCTGGCCTGGTAGGCGCCTACTTGTCGGCGGTGTGCCTGTTGCCGGCGTTGCTCAGTGGCATGGACCTGCGCCCCGCGCAGTGGCCATTACAGGTCGCCGAGTGCCTGCTGGGGATACGCGAGTCGCTGCTCAAGCGCCTGCCCAGCCCAGCGCTGCTGGTACTGGCGCTGCTGTTCTGTGCCGGTGGACTTTGGCAACTGAACAGCAAAAACGATATTCGCCAATGGATCGGCGCACCGCCGCAATTGCTCCAGGAAGCACAGACCATTGCGCGGATTACCGGCTATCAACCCACCAGTCAGTTCTTCCTCGTGCGAGCGGACAATCAACAGCAATTGCTCGAGCGCCAGACCGCGCTGAGTCAGCGCCTGGATCAACTGGTCAACATGGACAAGCTGCAGGGCTACCTGGCGCTCACTCAGTTGGTCAGCCCCGCCAGCACGCAACAACAGCTGCGCCAGGCCCTGAACAGCCCGCCGCCACTCTGGCAGCCCTTGCTCGACCTCGGTGTACCGGCCAGCGCGCTGCAGGCGGAAGTGGCGCAATTGCAGGCTTTGCCCACCCAAGACATTGACGCGGCACTGCGCGGCCCGCTGGCCGAGCCGTGGCGCACGCTGTGGCTGGGCGACATCAAGGATGGCGTAGCGGCGATGGTCAGCCTGCAAGGCTTGAACGACCCGGCGTTGCTGAGGATCCAGGCCCAGGATTTGCCCGGGGTGAAACTGGTCGACCGCCTGGGTGATTTGAACCAGGTATTTGCCGCGACCCAGATCAGCGCCGCCGAATTGAAATTAATCTCCTGTGTACTGATCGTATTGCTGCTGCTCCTGCCGTTCGGGCTTGGCGGAGCATTGCGTATCGTCGCGCTGCCGCTGCTGGCGGCCATGTGCAGCCTGGCCAGTCTCGGCTGGCTGGGACAGCCGTTGACGCTGTTCAGCCTGTTCGGCCTGTTGCTGGTGACAGCCATCAGCGTCGACTACGCGATTCTTATGCGCGAGCAGATCGGCGGTGCCGCCGTCAGTTTGCTGGGAACGCTGCTGGCAGCCATCACCACATGGCTATCCTTTGGTTTGCTGGCGGTTTCCAGTACTCCGGCGGTGAGTAACTTCGGTCTTTCGGTGAGCCTGGGCCTGGCGTTCAGCTTTATGCTCGCGCCGTGGGCAAGCCACCGGGAGCACTTGCACTGA
- a CDS encoding outer membrane lipoprotein carrier protein LolA — MLTAFSVGTSLLAKIVNDNAGCLVPRGALRFFASKLAPTVLVFLGLSGVAQAFDQQQLSAQLARPEVIHGNFIQEKHLRALPQPLTSKGRFVLAKDHGLLWLLETPLQQDYRINAQGIARRDASGWQALPNKSAGAQQNRLFLAVLQGDSSGLQRDFELQLQGAATAWKLTLIPRSLLLKQVFTQIKIDGGTLVHTIELLETQGDSTVLRLQDSTAEQPLSETEQHDFAQ, encoded by the coding sequence ATGCTGACCGCGTTCTCTGTAGGAACAAGCTTGCTCGCGAAAATCGTCAACGATAATGCTGGTTGCCTGGTACCCCGCGGCGCCCTCAGGTTTTTCGCGAGCAAACTCGCGCCTACAGTGTTGGTGTTTTTAGGTTTATCAGGCGTTGCCCAAGCGTTTGACCAGCAGCAACTCAGCGCTCAGTTAGCCAGGCCCGAGGTGATCCACGGCAATTTCATCCAGGAAAAACACCTGCGCGCCCTGCCGCAACCGCTGACCAGCAAAGGCAGGTTCGTGCTGGCCAAGGACCACGGCCTGCTCTGGCTGCTTGAAACGCCGTTGCAACAAGACTATCGGATCAACGCCCAAGGTATCGCCCGGCGCGACGCCAGCGGCTGGCAAGCGCTACCGAACAAAAGCGCCGGCGCGCAGCAGAACCGCCTGTTCCTCGCCGTACTGCAAGGCGACAGCAGCGGCTTGCAGCGAGACTTCGAGTTGCAACTGCAAGGCGCAGCCACGGCGTGGAAACTGACGCTGATTCCGCGCTCGCTGCTGCTCAAACAGGTCTTCACGCAAATCAAAATTGACGGCGGCACGCTGGTGCACACCATCGAACTGCTGGAAACCCAGGGCGACAGCACCGTGTTGCGACTGCAAGACAGCACCGCCGAGCAACCCTTGAGTGAGACGGAGCAACACGATTTTGCCCAGTGA
- a CDS encoding phosphopantetheine-binding protein: MSNPNSLEHDIKTLIIEALGLEDISVDDIGNEQILFGEGLGLDSVDALELGLAIQKKYGIKIDADAKDTRNHFINVASLAAFVTARQAA; the protein is encoded by the coding sequence ATGAGCAATCCAAATAGCCTTGAGCACGACATAAAAACGCTGATCATTGAGGCCCTGGGCCTGGAAGACATCAGCGTGGACGACATCGGTAACGAGCAAATTCTGTTCGGCGAAGGCCTCGGCCTGGATTCGGTAGACGCCCTGGAACTGGGCCTGGCGATCCAGAAAAAGTACGGCATCAAAATCGACGCCGACGCCAAGGACACCCGCAATCACTTCATCAACGTGGCCAGCCTCGCGGCGTTCGTCACGGCCAGACAGGCAGCTTGA
- a CDS encoding glycosyl transferase: protein MSDNAKHWADRQERGSLWLMRLTALAAKILGRRLLSPLLYGIVLYFFLFGRAARQSAWQYQQRLADWSARDDLRPSHRRVFGQFMAFADALLDKLDVWNGKLRLEQIEILDPAQLRGQLRSARGQMLVGAHLGNLEVCRALAELGEKVTMNVLVHTKHAERFNRLLGEAGATNLRLIQVSELDPAVMLLLSQRLDDGEWLAIAGDRVPLHGGRTVRVDFLGHAAAFPQGPWLLAGLLKCPVNLLMCLKHQGRYRLIIEPFAQLIEWKRSDRQQVIATWTARYAARLGHFCLEAPQQWFNFYPFWKTDDDASA, encoded by the coding sequence ATGAGCGACAACGCCAAGCATTGGGCCGACCGCCAAGAGCGCGGCAGTCTGTGGTTGATGCGGCTCACCGCACTGGCCGCCAAAATCCTCGGGCGCCGGCTATTGAGCCCGCTGCTGTATGGCATCGTCCTGTACTTTTTCCTGTTTGGCCGCGCCGCCCGCCAAAGCGCCTGGCAATACCAGCAGCGGCTGGCCGACTGGAGCGCTCGCGACGACTTGCGCCCCAGTCATCGCCGGGTGTTCGGCCAGTTCATGGCCTTTGCCGACGCACTGCTGGACAAGCTCGATGTGTGGAATGGCAAGCTGCGTCTGGAACAGATCGAGATCCTCGACCCGGCACAGTTGCGCGGCCAACTGCGCAGCGCGCGCGGGCAGATGCTGGTGGGCGCACACCTGGGCAACCTGGAAGTGTGCCGGGCCCTCGCTGAACTGGGCGAGAAAGTCACCATGAACGTGCTGGTGCATACCAAGCACGCCGAACGTTTCAACCGCCTGCTGGGTGAGGCCGGGGCAACCAACCTGCGACTGATCCAGGTCAGCGAACTGGACCCGGCGGTCATGCTGTTGCTCAGCCAGCGCCTGGATGACGGCGAATGGCTGGCGATTGCCGGTGACCGCGTGCCGCTGCACGGCGGGCGCACCGTCCGTGTGGACTTTCTCGGCCACGCCGCCGCGTTTCCGCAAGGCCCGTGGCTGTTGGCCGGCTTGCTGAAATGCCCGGTCAACCTGCTGATGTGCCTCAAACACCAGGGCCGCTACCGCTTGATCATCGAGCCCTTCGCTCAGTTGATCGAATGGAAGCGCAGCGACCGCCAGCAGGTGATTGCCACCTGGACCGCACGCTATGCCGCACGCCTGGGGCATTTCTGCCTGGAAGCGCCCCAACAATGGTTCAACTTTTACCCTTTCTGGAAGACCGATGACGACGCATCCGCTTGA
- a CDS encoding acyl carrier protein has product MQTRDDIFNTLRDALVELFELEPERVTLDANLYQDLEIDSIDAVDLIDHIKRQTGKKIAAEEFKAVRTVNDVVEAVYRLVQPAA; this is encoded by the coding sequence ATGCAAACTCGTGACGATATCTTCAACACCCTGCGCGATGCCTTGGTGGAATTGTTTGAACTGGAACCTGAGCGCGTCACCCTCGATGCCAACCTGTATCAGGACCTGGAAATCGACAGCATCGATGCGGTGGACCTGATCGACCACATCAAGCGCCAGACCGGCAAGAAAATCGCCGCCGAAGAGTTCAAGGCCGTACGCACGGTCAATGACGTGGTCGAGGCGGTCTACCGTCTGGTCCAACCGGCCGCATGA
- a CDS encoding lysophospholipid acyltransferase family protein, producing the protein MELATQSLTDKPRDAYHWRLFATAASFALFGIGGLCLRLLVFPLLSCLPGDARQHQRRARHTISRLFWFFIRMMQRAGILTYSVEGAENLGRPGQMIIANHPSLIDVVFLIGLVRQANCVVKQSLWQNPFTRGPVRDAGYISNDGSIDMLDAAAGALRNGQTLIIFPEGTRTVPGQAPAFHRGAAAIALRGAAVITPVVLKVSPTTLTKAEPWYRIPKCRFHFSLQVGADIEPQTFATQGPPPQASRKLNDYLHHYFIKELAEDEQSK; encoded by the coding sequence ATGGAACTGGCAACGCAATCACTGACCGACAAGCCCCGAGACGCTTATCACTGGCGGCTGTTCGCCACGGCGGCGAGCTTCGCCCTGTTCGGTATCGGCGGCCTGTGCCTGCGCCTGCTGGTGTTCCCGCTGCTCAGTTGTCTGCCGGGAGACGCCCGTCAGCATCAACGGCGCGCGCGTCACACCATCAGTCGGCTGTTCTGGTTTTTTATCCGGATGATGCAGCGTGCCGGCATTCTCACTTACAGCGTCGAAGGCGCCGAAAATCTCGGACGTCCCGGCCAGATGATCATTGCCAACCACCCGTCGCTGATCGACGTGGTGTTTCTGATTGGCCTGGTGCGCCAGGCCAATTGCGTGGTTAAGCAAAGCCTGTGGCAGAACCCCTTCACCCGGGGTCCGGTGCGCGATGCCGGGTACATCAGCAACGACGGCAGCATCGACATGCTGGATGCCGCCGCCGGCGCACTGCGCAACGGCCAGACGCTGATTATCTTTCCCGAAGGCACCCGCACTGTGCCGGGCCAGGCGCCAGCCTTTCATCGAGGCGCTGCTGCCATCGCGCTAAGGGGAGCCGCGGTCATTACCCCGGTGGTGCTCAAAGTCAGCCCCACCACCCTGACCAAGGCCGAACCCTGGTATCGCATCCCCAAATGCCGCTTTCACTTCAGTTTGCAGGTAGGTGCCGATATAGAACCACAGACGTTTGCCACGCAAGGGCCTCCTCCTCAAGCCTCACGCAAGCTTAACGATTACCTGCACCATTATTTCATTAAGGAGCTCGCCGAAGATGAGCAATCCAAATAG
- a CDS encoding glycosyltransferase family 2 protein — protein MHNPCALIPVYNHEAAVPAVVHRLLDSGLPCLLVDDGSSPACATVLARLASLDNVSLLTLPTNQGKGAAVMAGFREAARLGFSHALQVDADGQHDLREVTTFLDASRTHPEALICGYPEYDDSVPKGRLYARYLTHVWVWINSLSLQIRDSMCGFRIYPLAPVLALMDSANIGKRMDFDSDILVRLAWRSQPMRWLPTQVHYPTDGLSHFRMVRDNLLISSMHTRLFFGMLVRAPMILWRRWQA, from the coding sequence ATGCATAATCCCTGCGCGCTGATCCCGGTCTACAACCACGAAGCCGCCGTGCCCGCCGTGGTCCACCGCCTGCTGGACAGCGGCCTGCCCTGCCTGCTGGTGGATGATGGCAGCAGCCCGGCCTGCGCCACCGTACTGGCGCGACTCGCGAGCCTCGACAACGTGTCGCTGCTGACCCTGCCCACCAATCAAGGCAAGGGCGCGGCGGTGATGGCGGGCTTTCGCGAAGCCGCACGCTTGGGTTTCAGCCACGCCTTGCAAGTGGATGCCGACGGCCAGCATGACTTGCGGGAGGTCACAACCTTTCTCGACGCCTCGCGCACCCATCCCGAAGCCCTCATCTGCGGTTACCCCGAATACGACGACAGCGTGCCCAAGGGCCGTTTGTATGCACGCTACCTGACCCATGTCTGGGTATGGATCAACAGCCTGTCGCTGCAGATTCGCGATTCGATGTGCGGCTTTCGTATCTACCCGCTGGCACCGGTACTGGCGCTGATGGACTCGGCCAACATCGGCAAACGCATGGATTTCGATTCCGATATCCTCGTGCGCCTGGCGTGGCGCAGCCAGCCGATGCGCTGGCTGCCGACCCAGGTGCACTACCCGACCGACGGCTTGTCGCACTTTCGCATGGTGCGCGACAACCTGCTGATTTCCTCCATGCACACCCGGCTGTTCTTCGGCATGCTGGTCCGTGCGCCGATGATTCTCTGGCGACGGTGGCAGGCATGA
- a CDS encoding HAL/PAL/TAL family ammonia-lyase: MTTHPLEPVTFGELPLRIEDVLALANRQAPARLQGDADYRQRIAKGAQFLDSLLDKEGVIYGVTTGYGDSCVVAVPLQHVEALPRHLYTFHGCGLGKLLDAQATRAVLAARLQSLCHGVSGVRVELLERLQAFLEYDVLPLIPEEGSVGASGDLTPLSYVAATLSGEREVMFCRERRTACEVHRELAWEPLVLRPKEALALMNGTAVMTGLACLAFARADYLLQLATRITALNVVALQGNPEHFDERLFAAKPHPGQMQVAAWLRKDLAIDAPTAPLHRLQDRYSLRCAPHVLGVLADSLNWLRSFIEIELNSANDNPIIDAEAERVLHGGHFYGGHIAFAMDSLKTLVANVADLLDRQLALLVDVRYNHGLPSNLSGAPADRAMINHGFKAVQIGTSAWTAEALKNTMPASVFSRSTECHNQDKVSMGTIAARDAIRVLELTEQVAAATLLAANQGVWLRAQAVDARPLPPALAAMHEELAKDFPPVIEDRALEGELRLCLQRIAEQHWRLHA; encoded by the coding sequence ATGACGACGCATCCGCTTGAGCCGGTAACCTTCGGCGAACTCCCTTTGCGCATCGAAGACGTGCTGGCCCTGGCCAACCGTCAAGCGCCGGCCCGGTTGCAAGGCGATGCCGACTATCGGCAGCGCATTGCCAAGGGCGCGCAGTTCCTGGATTCGCTGCTGGACAAGGAAGGCGTGATCTACGGCGTGACCACCGGTTACGGCGACTCGTGCGTGGTGGCGGTGCCGTTGCAGCACGTCGAAGCGCTGCCGCGTCATCTGTACACCTTCCATGGCTGTGGCCTGGGCAAGTTGCTGGATGCGCAAGCCACCCGCGCCGTGCTGGCGGCGCGCTTGCAGTCACTGTGCCACGGCGTCTCCGGTGTGCGCGTCGAGTTGCTGGAGCGCCTGCAGGCGTTTCTTGAATACGATGTGCTGCCCCTGATCCCGGAAGAAGGCTCGGTCGGTGCCAGCGGCGATCTGACGCCGCTGTCCTATGTGGCCGCCACCCTGTCCGGCGAGCGCGAAGTGATGTTCTGCCGTGAACGCCGCACAGCCTGTGAGGTACACCGTGAATTGGCCTGGGAACCGCTGGTGCTGCGGCCCAAGGAAGCCCTGGCGCTGATGAACGGCACCGCCGTGATGACCGGCCTGGCCTGCCTGGCTTTCGCTCGCGCCGACTACCTGCTGCAACTGGCCACGCGCATCACCGCGCTGAACGTAGTGGCGCTGCAAGGCAATCCGGAACACTTCGACGAGCGCCTGTTCGCCGCCAAGCCGCACCCTGGCCAGATGCAAGTCGCCGCCTGGCTGCGCAAGGACCTGGCCATCGACGCGCCGACCGCGCCGTTGCATCGTTTGCAGGACCGCTACTCCCTGCGTTGCGCGCCGCATGTGCTCGGCGTGCTGGCTGACAGCCTGAATTGGCTGCGTTCGTTTATCGAGATCGAACTCAACAGCGCCAACGATAACCCGATCATCGACGCCGAGGCCGAACGCGTGCTGCACGGCGGGCACTTCTACGGCGGTCATATCGCCTTCGCCATGGACAGCCTCAAGACCCTGGTGGCCAACGTCGCCGACCTGCTGGACCGGCAGCTCGCGTTGCTGGTGGACGTGCGTTACAACCACGGTTTGCCGAGTAATCTGTCGGGCGCGCCGGCGGATCGCGCGATGATCAATCACGGCTTCAAGGCCGTGCAGATCGGCACCAGCGCCTGGACCGCCGAAGCCCTGAAAAACACCATGCCGGCCAGCGTGTTCTCACGCTCCACCGAATGCCATAACCAGGACAAAGTGAGCATGGGCACCATCGCCGCCCGCGATGCGATCCGCGTCCTCGAGCTGACCGAACAGGTCGCCGCCGCCACCTTGCTCGCCGCCAATCAAGGCGTGTGGCTGCGCGCCCAGGCCGTCGACGCCCGCCCGCTGCCACCGGCCCTGGCCGCCATGCACGAAGAACTGGCCAAGGACTTCCCGCCGGTCATCGAAGACCGCGCCCTCGAAGGCGAACTACGCCTGTGCCTGCAACGCATCGCCGAGCAACACTGGAGGCTGCATGCGTAG